Sequence from the Dehalococcoidia bacterium genome:
GGCTGATCGAACCATGAAGGTGACTTCCAACACGGACTGGCAGGTAACTGTCCTCGGTACCAATAATGGCTACATGACCAAGTACAACGGCACCATTTATGATCCTGCCGTCAAACTCCATGATGCCCTGCTCCTTATGTCCGAGAATACAGTCACTCTAACGGACTCGTCTCAGGTGCTGGCTGACGGTACCCCAGCTGGCCAGCCGTTGGATAATTCCGGTGACGCTCGCAGTGTGGCCTTCCACCAGCAGGTGTACTACGTAGATACTGCCTTGCCCAGCGGTTCTTACTACTATGTAGTAGTGACCTTTACTGCTTCCCAGACAATATAGACCGGTGGTCAAGAATGGGGACGGCTTCTGAGCAAGCCGTCCCCAACCCAATTTCAAGCGTGGGGAAAGTCCAAGATGTCCTAGATACATAGAATAACTGGTATCATGATCGGGAGCGCGTCGAGAGGAGAACGGAACAATGAAGAGCCCATTAGCCAGGTTTTCAATGCCCTATATGATTATCGTTATCGCCTTTGTATTGGTGAGCCTATGCCTGTTTATCAATGTCTCGCCAATTTCGGCATCTCCGGGTCTCAATGTCACCGGATCTCTGGTTGACGTTACGATCTCCCCAGGACAGAGTTATGTTCATACGATGGATATTGCGAGCGGGTCAACTTATTCCATGGATATGCAGGTCGAGATCAGAGGATTCGGGCAGTCTCTTGACGGATCAACTATTGAGCTGACTCCCGAAGATGATAATTCCCTGTATTCTGCTCGGTCCTTCATTACCCGGATTGACAATACCTCCTTTCATCTGGAACCGGGCGGCTCGCAGCAGGTCAAAGCTACCATAAGTGTTCCGGCTGGTACTGCTCCCGGGACAAGGTATGCCGTCATTTACATACACAGTCAGCCTGGTGGCGAGGGCAAAGTTGGTGTAGTGGTGGCCGTTGATGTTCCGGTTATTGTTCATATTCCCGGCACCGATACTGCTGTCAGGAAAGGGGAGATCACTGATCTGGATGTCCCCAAGATAGAAGCCGGTAAGCCAATTCAAATTCTGACCACGTTCAAGAACACCGGCGATATTCATTTTAAGGCCAAGAATCAGGTCAGTATCGCCGATGAATCCGGGCAAGTGATTTTACAGGCTGAAACTCCTCTGAGCTCGTCATCCGTTATACCAGCTTTCTCCCGGTTGTTCACTGCCACGCTGGTGCTCCCCGAATCGATGGAAGGCTTACCGGCAGGGAGGTATTTCGCAGAATCGAAAGTGACACTTGATGACGGGACGTTGCTGGACACCAAGGAGACCAGCTTTGACATAGAAGCAAGCTACCAAGCGCCGCCTACTTCAACGCCTTCGGCGTCAGCTACCACGCCAGCTCTGATATCACAGTCTACTCCGGCTCCATCCACTTCGACCTCGTCTGACCGGGGTATCAGCTGGTCTCTGATGGCGATTATCATTGCATCCATAGTAACAATCGGTGCGATAGTCATAGCTCTGATAGTGACACGAAGGAGGCAGCCGCTGCCCAAATAGGCTCTTGGGGAAATACCCATGGAGGACGCGTTGCAAAGGAAGCGGAGATGCGCATTACCTGAGCGCAGATAGAGTATGCCTTGCTACTGCATTTTTAAATCGGAATAACGGAAGGGCTGAGAGATCGGGTTGTTGAAGATATCTGGAAAACGGCAATTAGTCATAAGCATCCTATTGCTCCTGATCCTGGGCGGTTCATTCGTGATAGCTCACGAGTTGGCTGTAGCGTCTGGTAGTGGCATGAGCATATCCCCAGCAGCGCAGACAGTAAGTCCGGGGGAAAGTTTTGATATCGTTGTAACGTTGAACACGGATACTCCATCCAGGGGAGGGCAGTGCTCCCTGAACTTCAATGCCGCCTTGGTGCAGTGCAATGGTGTAACTGAAGGGAGTTTTTATCATAGTTGGGTTCAATCCCATGGCGGGTCTGCCGTGGTCTTCCCTCAGCCGGTGATCCACAATGATGCCGGCCGGGTTACCGATGTGGGCATTGCCATCATGGGTGGAGGAACTGGCGGGCCTTCCGGCAGTGGTGAGTTTTGCATTTATCATATGACCGCAAAGACGGGAGTTACCGGGACTTCAGTTATCGTCTTGTCTAATGTGGTGCTTACGAACCAGAGTGGAAAGAGCGTATCCAGTCCCACTGTAAATAATGGGCAAGTACTCGTTATTTCACCGTCGACCGTAACTGCACCCCCAATGACATCCCCGGCTGTGCCCAGGCCTTCGTCTACAACGCCTGTACCTCCAACGAAAACCACGGATACAGTCAACCCATCGACTGAGACTGCACTTCCGCCACTCACGCCTACAGTGACACCAACTCAGGAAAGTGATTCCCAGCCCACCGTTATTGACCTGTCTGCTACGGTGAATTCCGAGGGCGTTTTGCAGATGAGCGTTGACCAAGGAGACATCCGGTACGGTGAGAACGGGTGGACGCTCAGGCTGGAGATTGGAACTGGTGCAAGGGCACTGACAAAAGACGGGGAACCGTTACAGGCGATAACCATACAGCCCAATGCAACACCATCCCCACCGCCGTCCGGCAAGCGTCTTGTGGGGTTTGCTATCGATCTTGGCCCACCCGGGGCAATCTTTAGTCCGCCGATGAGCGCTATCTTCAATTACGATCCCAACTTGCTTCCCCGGGGTGTCAAATCAAGCGAATTGATCCTGGCCTATTTTGACGCTCAAAAGGGAGAGTGGATCGAGTGCAACTATGTGGCTGATCCGAAAAGTCATAGCATCACAGGGTACATTGACCACTTCACTACTTTTTCCATACTGGCCAGGGAGAACAAGGGTATAGGTTGGAGTCTCGCTGCTATTATCATACTGTCAGAGTTGGTGGTGGCAGCGATCGTGATATTTTTCATTGTGCGGAGAAGGCGCTCTTCGGTTAGAGCGGCAATCTCACCCCAAACACCGAGTTCAACTGCGCTTAGCTCGGCGGAGAGGAAAGTGATTGCCGGAGATTCGCAGGCAGACTCATTATCAAGCAGGGCGAAGTTCGCAAATGCCGCCATCAAAACCCGAATTGAGACTACAACCGGTAAACTGGTATTTACAAGTCAGGACAAGCTGCCGTCGAACATAGAGATAGTCAACGCGTCGGGCTGCGATCTGGTTGTCTCGGTGGAATATGACCCTGAATTGTATCCGGAAGGCGTCACCAAAATCACTGTGGTTGAAAAGGAATCGCAATGATGTTCCTAACACCAGGAACGCAGTTATTGGGAGGTATTCAGAAGAGACAGATCGTACGCTCCGTGATCAGCCGTTGTGAAGCACTGATTACTTAGGGAGCCTCTGATCAAGTGGTGCAGGATTCTTCCTGCCGGGGGTCTGGGGGTGTCCCCCAGATTTCTCTTCTTCCCCCAAGAGTGGGGGTTAGGGGGTTGATCAGGACTTCATCAGAGCTTTCTTAGCATACAGATGGGCGGAACAACGGACACATGGTAGGGGGATGTGTTTCTGATCGCCTGATTGGAATCGCAGTTCAATATTGTTTGAGGAGAAGTGAATTGAATCTAATAGTTACTAAACGGGAGGCTATCGAAATAAGCCTTCTAAGCGCTATCTTATTAAGCACGTTACTTGTGTTGGCGTCATGTGGCACATCTTCATCTCCGTCCGAGGCGGGTGCTGCCATCAATCCCATCAGCAGAGATGTGCGCATTGGTGATACGTTCACTTTCGATGTGCTGATAGATACTGAAGTCCCCTCGCGCGGGGCTCAGTGCACTCTCACTTTTGATCCGAAGATGACAAGATGCGACGGGGTAACCGAGGGCGATTTCTATAGAGATTGGGCATCTGCCAACGGGTGCACCGCCGTTCTTTTCCCGGGGCCTGTCATTGATAATGAAAACGGGCAAGTCTCAAGCATTGGCATCGCTATCCTGGGCACTCAGGAAGGTGGCGCGAAGGGAAAAGGGGTGTTATTCAGTTATCATTTTACAGCCATTGCCGATGGAGTGGCGGCGCCGACCCTTTCGAACGTAGTCATAACTGACCAATCAGGCAACGCATTAAAAAAACAATGACAATACCTGTCAAGAGGCGGATAGTTGAAAATGCGTATGAATAGATGGATTGGGAACCGTGTCGGCGTCTTCTTGCTGGCGGTGATGGCATCTATCATGCTGGTCTCTTTTGTGTCAACAGCACCGGCCGCAGCCCAGTTAGAACCGCTAGCTTTGATGTGGGGCCCTTACATCACCGGGACTACGGCAACCAGTGTTGTCATCAACGCAAAGACCAGCGAGCCGACAACCATGAACCTGGAATGGGCTACCGATGCCTATTACAATGAGCATCACAGCTATCCTTGGGCAGCGGCACACACTGATCCCGATACGATGCACAACTTCCCGCTCACGGGGCTTGAATCGGACACGGTCTATCACTACCGGCTGAATGATGGCGCCGGTTTTTCTGATGATTATCACTTCCGCACTTTCCCCACTTCAGGTCCATTTACCTTCATAGTCTATGGGGACACTCAGGACCAGTTGCCATCATTCAGCCAGTATGAACGGTATAAGCTGGTTGCCGATGCTGTGGCTGCGGAACAGGATATCGCATTTGTGCTTCATTGCGGAGACCTGGTGAACAATGGCAATGAAATTACTGACTGGGACCGCTACTTCGATGTCAGTCGCCAGCTGATGGCGAACACGACAGTCTACCCGGCACTGGGTAATCATGAAAAGAACAGCGCTCTCTTCTATGGTGCCTTCGGGATTGCGCCATACTACTCTTTTGATTGTGGCGATGCTCACTTTACCGTGCTCGACAGCATCAATACCAGTGATACCGAGGCTGCCTGGCTGGGTAGCGACCTCGATAACAGCAAGCCCTGGAAATTCGTGTCATTCCATTATCCGATGTACACTTCTGACCCCAATCATTTCGGTGGCTGGGCTAATCTTCAGGAAGAATGGGAGGATCTGTTCCAGACGCATGATGTAGCGGCTGTCTGGAATGGGCATATCCATGCCTATGAGCACTATCTGGAAAACGGCATCCACTATGCTGTGATGGGAACAGGGGGCGGTCCGCCGGGCCTGCTCAATCCGACAAAGTACGAAGGCTACCAGAACAGTCTGGAAAACAGCATGGCATACGCGAAGGTTAGAATAAACCCTCCCGGCAACACTGCCACAGTGCAGATTATTCGCGTTGCGGACATTTCTGCCGACGGTACCCAGGTAACGACCACGTACCCACCGGGTACGGTCTATGATACCTTCGTAATGATTTTGCCAGGGACTCAGCCGCAATGGGACCTGAATGGCGACCACATCTGCAATATCGGGGATGTAGTGAAAGTGGGGTTGAAGTGGGGATTGACCGGTAATCCCGGCTGGATTTCAGAAGATGTGAATACAGACGGAGTGATCAATATATCGGATGTGGCAGCAATCGGTTTGCATTGGGGAGATACCTGGCAGTGAACTTGTGAAAAAGGGCGTGGCGAGAGAAATCTGAAAATTGCGAAGGGGGAAATGTGGGGTAAATAGACCGCAAACACTGCACCAACATGGAAGGTTTGTCTGAAGCCATAACAACTACGTTCTTCCAGAGAGAAACGATGAAATGGATATCGAAAGGGGCGAAAAATGCTAAAGAAATTACTGTTACCAGTCTTCTCCATCTTGGTTCTCCTGTCAATTCTCACGGTTCAATTATTCTTGGCATCTCCGGCGCTGGCAGCCGGAGCCACCACCGAGGTGCACATCGTCAAATATGCACATGATGGCGTCACCGTGATCGCCGAAAAGACGGTCACCTACGAATGGATGAAAGCGAACTTGCATGTCTATGGAGACGGCAATATCCACTATTATCATCAAGGCCCTATTTTTGAAGGCGATCTCTGGGATCCGGATGAGATCAACAACCTCAAGGACAAGGGCGCGGTGCAGGGTTCCAGCGTCAAAGACCTGTGCGACACGGTGGGTGGGATGAGCCCCGGCGATGAAGTGATGATGGTGGCGGTTGATGCATGGCATACCGAGTTTGCCTATTCGAACATCTATGAGCCGCTGGATCGGCAAGGGATCATTGCCCTTTGCTGGTTTAATGGGGAAGATGCGCTCATTGGGGAACGCTACGGCGAGGGTTATCCCGCCAAGAATGGCTATAGTACAGCTCTTCAAATCGTGTTCATGGCCGGGACCCCCAATCCGGAAGGCAAATATGTGTTCGGCAATACCGATATGAAAATGGCCTTGCCGGAAGAGAAATACCAGCATTTCTACGAAGGCCTCTATCCCAGCACCAACGGGCTTTCCGGCAAATGGATTAAGGAGATAAGAATCTACAGCGGCGGCATCGATCCGAATCTGAAGATTGAACTCAAGTCGGATAGCGCTTCCGCGGGTGATGATGACGACGATGACTCGACGCCCTGGATTCCCATCGTGCTGGGAGTGGTAGGTCTGACTTTCATCGGCGTGACTGGCTATGTTTGGATAAAGGGGAGAAAAGAGGCATGAAAACCAAGATTATTGCCGCAGTAGGTATATTGCTTATTCTTGCATCGGTGCTGGTTTATCTTGAGCCTTGGGAAGAAGATACGAACGGAGATGACATCGACTGGCAGCTTAACATTACCGGGCCCAACGGTGCCCAGGAAATCCTGAGTTATGATGAAATCAAGCATTTGCCTGCCTATGAGGGATTTGGGGGATATTTCACCACCACCGGCTTGATCTATGGCCCCTACGAAGTGAAGGGTGTCTTATTGACCGATCTCTGTGACCTTGTTGGCGGCGTTACACCGGAGGATGTTGTCTTCGTGTCAGCCATCGATGGATATTCGTCCGTCTACGATTATGACCGGGTGTTGGGGAATTTCGATACCTATGATCCTGATACGATGGAGGTCGTCTCTCACGGAGAATCTAGGCTCGTTCTGATGTACGAACAAAACGGCAAGCCCCTGAGCTATGATGACGGCCAACCGTTGCGAATCGCTCGGATAGGACCTGATGACAAACTCCTCATCGAGGGGCAATACTGGGTCAAGTGGGTGGATGGGATAGAGGTTGAGAAGCTGGAGGAGTGATCTCTACAGCCATCAGCGGTCAGCATTCAGGATTCGGGGGGTGAGGACAAATCTATGAACACAAGAAATCGATGGGTGAGTTTTGTCGCTTTAGCGGCCATTCTGCTTTCGGCCTTTTCCGGGGGCGGATGCGGATCTTCTCACAAAACGACGCTCAAGGTTATCAATGCCGATAGCCTGATGGTTCCTTTCACTGCCATAGAGAAGGCGTTTGAAGAACGGCATCCGGATGTCGATGTGCTTATTGAAGGGCATGGCAGCATTCAGGCCATCCGGCACGTGACCGAGCTGTATCATGAGTTTGATGTGATCGCAGTGGCCGATTGGTCTCTCCTGCCCATGATGATGTATGATAAGCCGATGCCGGATACCAATATTCCCTATGCCGATTGGTATGTGAAATTCGGCACCAACCGGCTGGGTCTGGCATACAAACCCTCCGGCAAATACGCCGACGAAATCAACAGCTCCAACTGGTATGAGGTGATATCGAGATCGAACGTCAAAGTCGGCACTTCCGATCCCCAGTTTGATTCCTGCGGATACCGGGCCCTGATGATGTGCCAGTTGGCGGAACTCTACTACAATGACGACACCATTTTCGAGAAGGTCATGGGTGATTTCTCACCCAAAGTCTCGGTGACCTCAGATAATGGGAAATACACCATTTCTTTACCGGCAACGGCGCGATCCAAGAGGTTGACCGTTCGGGGATCAAGTATAGGGCTTCTGGCTACCATCGATAGCGGCGATATCGACTATGCCTTCATGTATGAGAGCATGGCCCAGCAGCACGGGCTGAAGTTTGTTGAACTGCCGCCGGAGATCGACCTGAGTTCGCCGGATTATGCGGATTCCTACGGGAAAGTCACCTGCAGCCTTTCCTTCCAGCGCTTTGCAACGGTGATCCCCGAATTTCGTGGAGAGCGTATTCTCTATGCTATGACCATTCCCAAGAATGCTCCACACCCTGATGTAGCGGCGGAATTTGTGGCGTTCGTGCTTTCACCGGAGGGGTGCGAGGTGCTTTCTAAGGCATATCAGCCATCCCTGATCCCGCCGATTGTCGACAGACCGGAGAACGCGCCTGCGCTGGTGACGTCGCCTTCGTGAATCCTTGTAGGGGCGGGTTTCAAACCCGCCCCTACTGGAGATCAAAACAATTGACGAGATTCCTTTCAACCCACAAGTTCACAATCGTCTTCGCCGCGCTGGGGCTGGTCATCCTGCTCTTCATTTTGGTCCCTCTGCTGAAAATGGTGTTCGCCTCCAGCCCCGGCGATGTGCTCGATGCCCTGCTTGATGATAAAGAGGTCAGAGATGCCATCTGGCTAACCCTCTACGCGTCGTTTATCTCAGCGGCAGTGGGGATGATCTTCGGAGTGCCGCTGGCCTATCTCCTGGCCCGCCGCGATTTCCCCGGAAAGAAGGTGGTCGAGGCCATTATCGATCTGCCGGTGGTGATCCCTCACACGGCGGCGGGTATTGCCCTCCTGTTCGTATTCGGCTCCAATTTCTTCGGCGGCCAATTCTTTCATGCTTTTGGATTGGACTTTTTCGATGCGGTGCCCGGCATCGTCATTGCCATGATGTTCGTCAGCATCCCGTTTCTGATCAACGCCGCCAAAGAGGGATTCAAGAGCGTCGACCCCAGACTGGAGAAGGTGGCCCGAACGCTGGGCGCCTCTCCCCGGCAAACCTTCTTTCAGGTGTCTTTGCCCCTGGCGGGGAGAAGTATCATGTCGGGTGGGGTGATGATGTGGGCCAGAGGGGTGAGCGAGTTCGGCGCAGTAATTATCATCGCTTACTATCCCATGATCGCCCCGACGCTGGTTTATCAACGTTATGAGACGCAGGGACTGGATGGTGCCAGGAACGTTGCGGTCGTGCTGCTTCTGGTCTGTCTGGCGATCTTCATCGCCTTGAGATACCTCACCCAGAAAGGCGGCCGGCCTTGATTGACATAAAGAACATCAGTGTCCGCCTGGGAGATTTCCGCCTTCAGAATATTACCCTTAACATTCAAAAGGGGGAGTATTTTGTCCTGCTGGGTCCGACGGGAGCGGGCAAAACGGCCCTAATTGAAACCATTGCCGGGCTGAACCCGGTGACGCAAGGACAGATACGGCTCGACGGAGTCGAAGTGACCCATGTAGCGCCGGAGAAGCGAGGCATCAGTATTGCCTATCAGGATCAGGCCCTCTTTCCGCACCTTTCAGTGCTGGGAAATATCGCCTTTGGATTGCGCCAGAGGGGGCTATCGAAGTCCGAAGCGGCAACGCAATCGCAGTGGGTGATTGATCTGCTGGGAGTCTCTCACCTCTTGGAGCGCAAGCCGGATACGTTGAGTGGTGGGGAAAGCCAGAGAGTGGTTCTGGCCCGCGCCCTGGCGGTCCAACCCAAGGTGCTGTTGCTGGATGAGCCGCTCAGCGCGCTGGACCCTGAGACAAGGGAAAAGGTACAGCAAGAGATACTTCTGCTGCATCGAAAGCTGGGATTGACCATCATCCACGTGACCCACGATTTCGAGGAAGCGTTCTCTATGGGAGACCGGATCGCCGTTCTCGACCGGGGAGTTCTGGCCCAGGTGGGAACCGTTGATGAAGTCTTTCGCCAGCCCAACTCCGAGTTCGTGGCCCGCTTTCTGATGGCGCGTAACATCTTCAGCGGCGATATCCGGGATGGCGAGGGAATGCACCCGATGATGCACATCCAGGGCTTGAAAGTGCCCGTGACCACTTCCCTGCGAGGTGAGCGCCATGTCTCCATCCGCCCGGAAGATGTTCTCCTCTCCGCCAAACCGATGGCCGATGATACCCGCGTTTCTTTTCAGGGGCGCGTCACTTCCGTTTCAAACAAGGGATCGGTGGTCTATGTCTCGGTGAATGTGCCCCCGGAGTTTGTCTGCCTGCTCACCCGTCGGGAGTTCGAGATGATGCGCCTGGCGGAGGGGGAAGAGGTGTTCGTGGGATTTGAGATCAAGGCCCTGCACGTCTTCTGATTTTTAGGCAGACGTTAGCGCACTGAAGCAGCTGGCGTGGGATCTGGTTGATATCGTGATCTGCTTGTCGGTCTGGGGTTTTTCCATCGTGTTGTGCTGGCGGTGTAACGAACTCAGTGTGGCTCTCTGTCCAGCGACGACGAGCGCTGAAACTTCTGTAATTCCTTGACAACGCAGTAAGCGCTAAACCCCAAGATGCCAATGATCATTGCTGTTTCCAGCGTCAAGACGAGTACATTGGATTCATAGATGTAGAACTCGCCATAGATCCAAATGCAGATGAAATGGCACAGCAGGAATAATGCCATCCCAATGGCCAGCAGAGCCAGCAGAATAATGTTCAATCGAGAGGTCATCGGATTCCTCGGATATGCAGTCTCATGAACTTGAGATGTTGTGCTACCTTTAATGGTATTGCGCGCTGCTGAAGCACGCAACATTGACATCACCCAAACATATTGAGGGTGACCATCAAATGTTGGCTGGGGATAACCTACAATTGGGGTGTGATGTGCCATGTTAGGCCGCAAAAATCCTCTGTGACAGTTTCAGAGGACCTTGGCTAATCGGCTGGGGCGGTTGCGATCTCAGTTTCTTCCCGGTGTGTTCAATCATCGAAATGGGCCTAGTGGGAGGGGAAGGGATTTATGGGGTTCGATCTCAAGGCCCTGCATGTTTTCTAGCTCGACATAATGTGCAGGGACAGCCCCGAATCCTGTGGTCATTCCCGACCTGATCGGGAATGACCTTTGATTGCATTGGAAAAAACCACTCAAGCTGTTATAATTCCCCAAGAGACCTTTAAGCCAGTTCCGAGAGGCCGGCAAGGGAAAGCAGAATCGAAACATTCTCCATTGGAGTTGCTAGAATTCCTCTTGCCGAATCTCGGCGAGAGGTTTTTTTATGTCTGAAAGCATCATCTTATCGGAGCAGGATATCCAGCGAACGCTGACTCGCCTGGCTCACGAGATCATTGAGAAAGACAAAAATCAGAATGGATTACTCCTCATCGGGCTGCGCACCCGGGGCATTCCCTTGGCCAGGCGCATCTCCTCTGCCATACGCGATATCAACGGCACGGAAGCCCCGGTTGCCGGGCTCGATTTTACTCTCCATCGAGACGACTTGGATCTGCGCAAGGAAGACCTCTCCATCGAACCCAGCGACATGCCTGCCAGTGTTACTGATAAAAGGGTGGTGCTGGTCGATGATGTGCTCTTCACCGGAAGGAGCGCTCGTGCAGCCATCGATGCGCTGATGGAGTGGGGTCGGCCAAGGATCGTCCAACTGGCTGTGCTGATCGACCGCGGGCATCGGGAGATGCCGATCAAAGCGGATTTCGTGGGGAAGAATATCCCTTCCTCTCTGCGGGAACGGGTGCAGGTGAGGGTCAAAGAGATCGATGGCAAGGATGAGGTTGTCCTCTTAAGGGACGAGGCGGCCTTTGCCGCCAAAGGAGATCGCCAATGACGATTGCCGGACGTGATCTGATTTCGATCAATGACTTCTCCAATGAAGAGATACAGGCGGTACTGGACCTGGCCGATGAGATGAACTCTGCACTCAAGGAAAAGAAGCGGCTTGATCTTTGCCAATCCAAGGAACTCTACACCATATTCTATGAACCCAGCACCCGTACCCGAAGCTCTTTTGAGACGGCCATGCATCGGCTGGGAGGCAATGTGGTCAGCCATGCGGAGGCTCAGGTGACTTCCTCGGCGACCAAAGGGGAAACGATCTCTGATACGGTGAGGGTTCTGGATAAATATGCGGACATCATCGTCATGCGTCATCCTCTGGATGGTTCCACGAGGCTGGCCGCAGAGCATTGCAGTGTTCCTATCATAAGCGGCGGTGATGGCGCCCACGAGCACCCAACTCAGACGCTGGTTGATCTCTATACCATCGGCAAGGAGAGGGGAAGTATCAAGGGCAAAAACGTGGCATTGTGTGGGGATTTGCGTCACGGCAGAACGGTGCACTCGTTGGCCATTGCGCTTGCTCGGTTCGGGGCTCATGTCACCTGTATCGCGCCGCCCGGATTCGAGTTGCCGGAGCATATCCATGATGGCATCAAGGCTTATAAGGGAAAGATCACCGAATACCGGACGCTGGCGGAAATCGTTGGGGAAAGTGCGCTGACCGTGAAACACCAGAAAGGATTCTCCAACCTCCTGCTGGAAAGCATCGATGTGTTCTATTTTACCCGGTTGCAGCGGGAACGAATCTCCGGTCAGGATGTCAACACCGCTGCCCAGGAAAGCTATCGAATCAACCAGCATCTGCTGGAGAAGTCCAGGAAGGACGCCATCATCATGCATCCGCTTCCCCGGACCAATGAGCTGGCATACGAGTTTGATCAGGATGAGCGGGCGGCCTATTTCAGGCAGGCAGGCTATGGGGTTCCGGTGAGGATGGCTTTGATTGCATTGCTTCTCGGTGTGGTGGAACCGAAGATCGAACAGAAGCCGAGGAGGGATCTCATCAAACTGGCAAAGGATGTGTCTGATGTGGTGTGTTCCAACCGGCAGTGTGTCACCAATACGGAAAAATACGCACCCAAGAAGTTCTATCGGGTTCCGGGTGCTGGCCCACAGGTTCTGAGGTGCTACTATTGCGATTGGCTGCTGCAGAATGGGTAGGCATGGCCGATGTCGGCCATGCCTATTGCCGATAGGAAAATGAAGGTTCATCAGAATCTGCCGAAGTTTAATGACACTTCCTATGCGCATTTTGTCACCACGAGGACTTATGAAAGCTATCCCTGTTTCAAGAACGAAAAGCTTGCCGGGATTCTGCATGAAGAGTTGGTGTTTTACGCTGAGAGATATGGATTTCACCTGCTGGGTTATGTGATCATGCCGGATCATCTCCACGCGTTGATTTGGTGGGATGCGGAAGCAAAGCCGGAGTTGGCGATATCGAAGATCATGAATAGCATCAAAACGATGACCAGTAAAAGAGTCAAAAGGCAATTGTTTTACGGCGATGGCGCTGAATACAAGGGTAGCTTGGCCGACGTCGGCCAAGCTACCCCAAGGCACTTCCATCTGTGGCAGCCCGGTTTCTATGATTTCAATATCTATACCGAGGGAAAACTCTGGGAGAAACTCGAATACATGCACGGAAATCCGGTGAAGGCTGGTTTAGCTTCCACTCCATCAGATTATTGCTGGTCCAGCTACAAGGACTACGCTGAAGGGAGCGAAGGCCTTTGACTGAAAAACCGGTGATCATGTTCGGTGGGAAAGGTGGGGTTGGCAAAACAACCTGCGCCGGAGCCACTGCACTTCATTACGCCAAGAAGGGGCTGGACACGCTGGTGATCTCCACCGATCCTACGCCTTCCCTTTCGGACATCTTTGAGATCGATGGGAAGCAGAAGAAGCCGGTGCAGGTCCTCCAAAATCTCCATCTGGCGGAGCTGGGCCTCGACGAAGTCAAGGACATGTGGAACAGGAAGTTCGGCCGTGACGTTTACGAGATCTTCTCCGCGCTGGTGGCCATCGAATATGAGGCGTTTGTGGATTTCATCACCTCCATCCTGCCCGGACTGCGGGAAGAGTTCATGGTCGACTATATCAAAGGCCTTACCCGAAGCGGCAGCTACCAGAAAATCGTCTGGGACACGGCTCCCCTGGGGCAGACATTCGATCTCCTGAGGGCTCCATCGATGATCGGCGAACATCTGAAGCCGGCGCCGAAAATTTATTCCAAGCT
This genomic interval carries:
- a CDS encoding ABC transporter ATP-binding protein translates to MIDIKNISVRLGDFRLQNITLNIQKGEYFVLLGPTGAGKTALIETIAGLNPVTQGQIRLDGVEVTHVAPEKRGISIAYQDQALFPHLSVLGNIAFGLRQRGLSKSEAATQSQWVIDLLGVSHLLERKPDTLSGGESQRVVLARALAVQPKVLLLDEPLSALDPETREKVQQEILLLHRKLGLTIIHVTHDFEEAFSMGDRIAVLDRGVLAQVGTVDEVFRQPNSEFVARFLMARNIFSGDIRDGEGMHPMMHIQGLKVPVTTSLRGERHVSIRPEDVLLSAKPMADDTRVSFQGRVTSVSNKGSVVYVSVNVPPEFVCLLTRREFEMMRLAEGEEVFVGFEIKALHVF
- the pyrR gene encoding bifunctional pyr operon transcriptional regulator/uracil phosphoribosyltransferase PyrR, with the translated sequence MSESIILSEQDIQRTLTRLAHEIIEKDKNQNGLLLIGLRTRGIPLARRISSAIRDINGTEAPVAGLDFTLHRDDLDLRKEDLSIEPSDMPASVTDKRVVLVDDVLFTGRSARAAIDALMEWGRPRIVQLAVLIDRGHREMPIKADFVGKNIPSSLRERVQVRVKEIDGKDEVVLLRDEAAFAAKGDRQ
- the pyrB gene encoding aspartate carbamoyltransferase, whose product is MTIAGRDLISINDFSNEEIQAVLDLADEMNSALKEKKRLDLCQSKELYTIFYEPSTRTRSSFETAMHRLGGNVVSHAEAQVTSSATKGETISDTVRVLDKYADIIVMRHPLDGSTRLAAEHCSVPIISGGDGAHEHPTQTLVDLYTIGKERGSIKGKNVALCGDLRHGRTVHSLAIALARFGAHVTCIAPPGFELPEHIHDGIKAYKGKITEYRTLAEIVGESALTVKHQKGFSNLLLESIDVFYFTRLQRERISGQDVNTAAQESYRINQHLLEKSRKDAIIMHPLPRTNELAYEFDQDERAAYFRQAGYGVPVRMALIALLLGVVEPKIEQKPRRDLIKLAKDVSDVVCSNRQCVTNTEKYAPKKFYRVPGAGPQVLRCYYCDWLLQNG
- a CDS encoding transposase; its protein translation is MSAMPIADRKMKVHQNLPKFNDTSYAHFVTTRTYESYPCFKNEKLAGILHEELVFYAERYGFHLLGYVIMPDHLHALIWWDAEAKPELAISKIMNSIKTMTSKRVKRQLFYGDGAEYKGSLADVGQATPRHFHLWQPGFYDFNIYTEGKLWEKLEYMHGNPVKAGLASTPSDYCWSSYKDYAEGSEGL
- a CDS encoding ArsA family ATPase; this translates as MFGGKGGVGKTTCAGATALHYAKKGLDTLVISTDPTPSLSDIFEIDGKQKKPVQVLQNLHLAELGLDEVKDMWNRKFGRDVYEIFSALVAIEYEAFVDFITSILPGLREEFMVDYIKGLTRSGSYQKIVWDTAPLGQTFDLLRAPSMIGEHLKPAPKIYSKLLLGKRSKRPIMEIIKEWAELSNEDIAFLKRDVEYNLVVIPEALSVRQLEGIFAEFSQNRLPINRLIINNVIKTVDSGFLRTKQEQQEGYIKIIHDRSGGRPVVELPRFPYEIKGIGRLEEIMEALF